The genomic region AAGCAGGAGCGTAAATTGATGAATTTTCAGGTGTTGGTGAGACAGCGTGTGGGTTTGACACAGAATAAAAATGTGTACGTATACATGCGTGTGCCTTTGCCCatggccgagtgtgtgtgtgtgtggtttaattCTTCTGCAGACACCTTCTCTATAATTGCAAACACACTAGAGATCTTCACTATTTCTCAGTATGACAAAAAAAGTTGAAAAGTTTGAAATATCTTGTGTCTTTGATCTGTTTTTGGAACAATCATACTGTGCATAAAAATCAAATATATAATTCTCTATAGGCTAAACAGTTGGCAAAGTACTGCTCAATATCAGCATTGATAGGATGCATGTCTATTTGGATGACACAATGTTTCCTCTACCCTTGAACTGTAAAACCCATAATGGACTGTTGAACTGCTTTGGTTTGTTGGACTAATCTGAACATTTGATTCCTGATGAAACTTGAATTGTATTGTCGAATGAAATAAAGTATacaaaatgtgtatatgtgcatgtgagtttgTGACGCAGATGGGGGAAACAGCATGCACAGTCGACTCCAATGTGCTGTGATATCCATTGGTCAGTGAGTCCTCAGGAGCTCACCTTTGGGGAGTGGGGCTCAACTCTCTCCAGCAGCTCGTTCAGGTGCTGGTTCTCCAGCTTCAGGGTCTCCAACTGCACCTGGGTCAGCTAGAGGAGGACAAAGGCACGCTCACAACATGGAGAAAAACAGCCTGAACTACACCTCGGACAACCTAGAAAGTGGTAggtacctacctacctacctacctacctaccacCTTCTCAGGTAACTGCTGTAACTCTAAGCAGAGACAGAGCTTTGAGTGGCAGGGAGAGCTTGCCACTATTACAATCCAGCTCTGTAGAACCTAAAACAGTGTTTCATTGGTCCATTTGGCCTCAAAAACAAACTACCGTGCAGCTGTAGGCTTAGCAGGTTCAGTGAGTGCACTAACTACAGGCCCTACTAGCATTCCAGTCACTCTAATTACACAATGAAAATACATTAGCCGTCTAACAGATGCACATCAGACATCCTTCTGACAACCCCTACGGAATGGGGTTGATGCAGATGTGTGCACCCTTACGATACATTTCAGTCAACGACTGCACAAATTGAGACGATTAATGAGTGGATCAAAAATACTCTCCAAAGATGGCCCTTTGTCCTCGGCTAAGCTCCACCCACCTTGAGTTCAGCAGCGCGTCGCTCCGCCCTTTCCACCTCGGCCCTCAGCTGCTTCTCAATGCTGGAGGCGGAGCCACTGAGTGTCGCTATGGAGATGTCCCTCTGGTGCAGCTCACCGGTCAGCTGGGACACCTCCTTCCTCATGCCCTCTGCCTCACCGCGGCGCGTCTGTTCAGCTATACTGAGCTCCTCCCGGAGctacaggcacagacacacgtatGGGCGTATGCATATATAACCACAAGGAGACGTTCATTGGTTCAAGCATGCAAGTGCGTATGTACACATATGCACCAACAAGGACATCTACATGAGGCcaacaaaaatgcacacaaccacaacatGCTATAGTATAATACAGTGCTATTTACAATCATATGCTACAATAACTGGGCTACTTACAACCTAAAGCGTTCTACCATCAAGAGCAGATCCAGGTCCTAATGACCCCTCCCGTCTCTCACCTTATTGGCCTCTGCTTGTGTGCGACGGAGTCCCTCCTCTAGCTGTTTCCACTCCTCTGCTGTTCTGCTGGACTCTCTTCTGGGCCTGCGCTCACTGTCCATGCTAACACACAAGATATGTCTCTTTTAAAACTGAACACTCACTCCATAACCAACCACACTAGTTCACAATAAGCTATTTACTTCTCACAGTTCATGTCAACAGGCATAGTGTAAGAGGGGAATTCATCCTTACTTGTCATATGTGCAGGTATATGCTACTTTTTGACAGAGGACATCTCTTTCTTACAGCTTTCAGTGCAGCCAAATAACCACAGTAACCACAAAGGCTTTGATTCAGCGATAATCAATATCCTCAATATGACATTAGAGAATGTTGTAGTGCAACATTGAGTGGAGAAGTGATGaatcctctcacctctccctgaGGCGAGCCAGCTCAGCCTTCAGGTGGCTCTGGCAGGCCTGGGAGCTTTGCAGCCTGGCAGTGACACGCTCCAGCTCCTGACGCACGGACGACATGCCTGAGGACGAATTTTCCACACTCAAACAGTCCTCCAacgacctacacacacacaggcacacaggcgcacacacacacacacacacacacacacacacacgtgtgtaaaCAAAAAGATGCAGGGACTGAAAAAAGACCAATCTAGATAAACTGTACTAGAATGCACTTCCATAGAAGGCAAAAACAACCAACCCCTTTTTCGACCCAATGAACCTGACCAACCCACACAGTTACCAGTGGCGTTCTCAGAACTACTGAAATGTGAGAGGGAACTAGgttctcttctttccctccaAACCCTCCTCTGGGGCCTCCACCGCCCGCCACTCACCGGATGACCTGCTCTTTGGCCTGCAGGGCCTGGCTGAGTCTGGTGACCTCAGCgcgcagctgctgctgctgcatgccGGAGCTGCACAGGAGCTGCTCGTGCGTGCCCAGAGTGGCCTTCAGCTCATGCTTCTCCTCACtcagcacctgcacacacacacacacacacacacacacacacacacacacacacacacacacacacacacacacacacacacacacacacacacacacacacacacacacacacacacacacacacacacacacacacacacacacgtctgactGGCAGGTTGTACTCCCTAATGGTAGCAATGAAATAGCTGATTATCACTGCCCAGCAATGAAGTCCAGTCATGGTGTCCCAAGAGGTTATGTTAGTATCAGCTACTCAAGACAGTTCTCGTACTATCACCCCATTCGTCTTGCCCTACCGTTTGTCTGACCTGCCGTTCACGGAGAGAGTCTCCCAGCTCGTCTCTGAGTTTGCGTAgtctctccagctcctgctcctgcattTGCACCGTGTCCTGAGCCCGGTGCAGCTGGTTACGCACCCGCTGCATCTCTGCAGTTTGCTCCTGCAGTCGACTGGGACCTGCTGActgcaagcatgcacacacacacacagaacattaaaatgttgaaCTAAAGAAACACACCAGTATGTCCATTTTAATACTACACAATTCAAGtcccaggaaaaaaaaatgcctcttggCTACACCATCACTACTTGTTGTTGAGGCATGACATCTGGCTTGCAATCATCCCTGAAACCTTCACACAAGGAGAGGCATGTGCTGTCCATGCTGAACAGTGTTCTACCTGCATGTGGGTGAACTGCTCCGCCAGGTGCTTCCTCTGGGCCTCCAGGGAGGCCACCTGCTTCTGGTACTGCAGCCGCTGCTGTTCCCAGTCCAACGAGCGCTGGCGGAAatcctgacaacacacacagtcaaacaattCCAGCTAGTGTCTGTAACGAGACGAGAGTGATTGCCAAGCATGGGCTGATATATAGGCCAATTCAGAGGCCGTCCAACTGAAAGCACATGGGAAAATAAGAGTACAGTAGCAATAAGCCTGCTCTCCTGtaacacctcacctcacctcagctctcactcactcactcactcactcactcactaacacgaGCAGCATAACTCACTGTGGAGGCAGTTCTGTTACTCTAAACTCAGTCGGGTCCTGCACTGCTATTACAGGACAAAGCCTCTGAAGCCTGCCTCAAGTACTCCAGGTGTTACCTCGATCTTCCCATTCAGGCGTGACACCTCGTTTTTGTCATCGCCGCGAGTCTTGGCCACTTCCCGATTTTCCTTCTGATGCTTCCGCTGGAGCTTCTCGTAGCTGCGTTTCAGTTTGGCCAGCTGAGAGaggggacaaacacacaaaccggTTGCAGCAACCTTTGATTTTAAAAACAATTTTAAGTGGCAAGTACTGGTCTATGTTTAGAGAGAACACATTGAATATATTTGCTAAATTGTTGATATGAACATCATCTATAACACAAAGCATGTAGCATAATTTACAGATACTAGCAAATGATGATTTTCAAACTACTTGATAACCTGCAGACCCCACCTCATCTCGCACGTGCTGTAGCTGCTCCTCATACTTAGTCACGAGTTCCTGTCTCCCAGTATGCATCTCTTCCAGCTGCTTGCTGAGCGCTCGGATCTGAAGACACACAGCCAGAGGGTCAACACAGGGCAGGGCTCTGAGTATCCCATGGCAACTGACAAGCAGCACTGCCAAACATACCAGCCTCTAAGAGCAGCAGCATGCACAGATGACACCAATGGTTCTCACAGCTACTACATGTCAGACTCCCATGCCATGTTCTCAGCAGCTCTTACTCTGTCTACatgtacgcctgtgtgtgtcgCTTTGCCTATCCAACCAACACTTGAGTGACATGTTTATATAAGTTTTATATTCACTATGAGTAaaatttttatattattatattataatgttaAAATGATGTTGTATTGATTCATCTTCCATAGAAAACACAGGGCTCTAGATGTAGCTATACTGCTGTTTCCGTCACGTGATCAGGTATGGTTTGGTACTCAATTTTAACCACATGACTCGTGGAATAGAAGATGTATGACAAGGCTTTGTAGGAGGAAATCAGATCCAAAGCACTTCTCCCATGGTAAGAAAATATGAAGaagatgtatgtgttttgtttttttaagtgacAAAACCTGTGAAATGACTGTTGTAAAGGGTTGCACTGCTGCCACAGtatctgtcaacacacacaaggaagcaGTTTATTATGGAACTATGGAAGCCATAGGATTTAGGAGGTCTGCAGACACATGCACTTAGTGTCTTGCTTTGAAAGCCACACCATCCTCCATGCCAGATCACCTGCAACAACTCCTTTTCCACTACCATTTTTAACATCCGGAAGCCAGTGCCCTCAAGGTCTAACAGGTCAATGACTGCTTCTCTCACCCTAAGCATCTGCTGAACATAAAGGCAAAGGCATAAACCACCAGACACAAATTGCACCAACAGACAACTCACATTTATTTTTACTTCTACAAGACGAAACAATGGACAGTGTGGATTTTCAGAGAGACTGAGCTTGGCTTTACCTCAGTGTTCCTCCTTTCCAGAAGGTCCCGGGCAGTCTGGAGCTCTGCCTCTCCACTATGGAGACGCCCTTCCATGGCACGCACCTCTGCCTCCCATTCGCTGCGCTTGTGGTTCAGCATGATGTCAATCTGGCGGAGGAGTTCTTCAAGCTCCGGCTCACAGGACGAGAGAATGGAACTGAAGGAGGTcaagtggaagtagaaaagagTGACAATGATATGTCTTCATGTATGACACATCTTTAACTGGACTGAACTATCTCAACGAAGATATCTGTATGCAGATAAAATGCAGTTCAAAACAAGCTAGACATGACACAGTTGTGTTGCTTTAGTTTGatttgaaacaaaaaaataacatattgAGGTTGAAGTCGGAACCATCAGCTTGAACTCGTAATCACATTGTACTACATTGTAACAAATCCATAGAGAACAAGTGAAACAGGAACATTTAACACCATTTATGTGCCGTAGCGTATCTAGAGTCTGTGTTTTAGGTGTTTCTCATTCATTATTTCGATCAGGGGTAGGAAAATGTTAACAAATAAAGTAAAAGGCATGAAACGCTatggacagaaacagagacaatcACTGTCTTGCATAATTTTTTAAGTCTACAAGCACTTTTGATTCTGACAACAAAAAGTGTATATTCTACTCTTAAGTAAAAAGATTGGAGACTTTAAGTCGTATTGCTAATGTAAATGATATGGACACTCACTTCCCGCCTTGGTCCCGAAGTGTCTCCAAAAATGCGTCCATGTCCATTTAATTGTCTTTGCAAGTTGTCTCAACTTGTCATCCTCACCTCTGAATACACAGTCTAAAAATAGATGAAGCATCTTGTGGGTCAGTGATTGAGAGAAACGAACGCGTGCCACTTTTGTTACGTTATTAACGCACAGAGTTACTCATGCAACTAAGATGTAAGACAAGACAACGCATTAAATCGTACATGCTTAGAAAGATACGTATAAACTGTTCTAACTTTCTGATGTCTTGACCGTCTGATAACCGCCAGAAAGGCTATCCTATCGAATAAGAGGATACCAGTACGTTGTATGGACAGCAGTAGCATTGTCCTACCTAACAAGACATTCTCTGACAGTAGCAGCTTGCTATGCTAACTAAACTCACTAAACTAACATGAACTTTGGCCAACAAGCATGCTATCTAGCTGAGTAGTTAACAAAGATCTAAACTAGCCTCGGTGGTCTGATCCAAACAAAtgagctatcgatagctagcgtATACTCAACGATAGTTGACAAAGTTGTTGATAGTTCCCAAGGTGAACATCAGGCAACATTGTCTTCTAAAATCCTAAGACATATAAGTAGCCCACAATCCAATAGGCGTAAAACAATTCAATTTGTATAACTTACCCTCTTTAACAGACAAGTGAACAGACAGTGATTTGTATGTTTACACTTCATCTAGCTAGCTACGGTAACGGTACTGTCTGCACTTGGCGCACTACTCACAACCGACAATTCGTTTCGAACGCAAGGTGACATGGGTAGTTGCATGCGCAGTAGTCTGCACACTTTCCAGTGTACTGCAACTGATAGAGCAGTGTTATGACATAAGTGTTCTTTAAAATACATAGAAAACAACACTTTTACGCATGGTGTAATTGTAAGTGGTTTGTGAGATTTCacttatgtatttttttttaaatatggagCGAATTAGCTCGCCAATGTAGACACATGGCAGTAAACGTTAATAGTTATCTAGCGACAGCTAACTTAAAGTTAACATTAGCTTGTCAAACTGTTTCGAGCAGACGTTCAACACGACGAACTATGAAATGGATTGCTTAATACCAAACGATGAGTTTAAGTGTAACAAACATACAAATCCGGTAGTAATTTATTGAGGGGATGAAACTTACTGTCTATTACTGAAAATAACGAAAACCCGGATGTGTGTAGAATTTAGCATCATTATGCCAAGTTTAGGTGGCAcgtggctcgttggtctaggggtatgattctcgcttcgggtgcgagaggtcccgggttcaaatcccggacgagcccatttttttttttactgagttGACCATAAAAGGTAGCAATTGCTGTCATGTACGTGGATTGTGGAAACGCGTCAAAAAGAGTAAAAGCATGAACACTTTCAATATAACTTGTACGTAGAGTGTAACTGGACGGTTAAGTTCTGAAGGTGTTGTCAGTGTCTTAgttggctcgttggtctaggggtatgattctcgctttgggtgcgagaggtcccgggttcaaatcccggacgagccctgcTTTTGTGGTGGTGAATAAATCAAATATGGCCAAGGTTCGGTTCTGATGTGGCCCAGATACTTAAGTACCGCGATGCATTCAGAATAAGGATCAAaatcacgtttattggccaagtaagtttgcacaaacaaggagtTGTTTCCGGCTTAAGTGGCTCTCGGTGTACTTACACAACTTatacaacataacacaacagcacaacggtctaagaaatatatacagggaggaatggctatatacagccaggagctgtgaactgtcaacacaatacaacacaacagcacaacggtctaagaaatatatacagggaggaatggctatatacaggagctgtgaactgtaaacacaacaaatagTGAAGCACAACAAATAGTGCATTCATTCTTTGCAGAGTAAACACACCGGGTAACAATTGTTACGGATGGTAACGTAAACAAATACTTGTCAGTCCATTCATGTTTTAATTGTCGCTTTTTGTCATCGATTCGACGTTTTTGTAAGGTTTACCCGGGATTCGAACTCGGGTCTCTATGGACAGGTTCACGAGGACAGGTTCAGTTTAGATACATTTCAACAAAAGGTCGATTCGATATAGACAAAAGTATCCCAAAACACCAGGGCAAGAAATCAGAGTGCCTCTATAGACCACTGATGACTGATGACCACTGATAAACGATTTCTCCGTTTTCACCGAGGTATACAGATAATAATGATGGTGCAAATAGCCTCATCcaaaactgattttttttttatcacaaatGATGATAAACAATATACGCTCTATATGACATTAATCTTCACAGTATAGTACAAATACAGATCATCATACATTTACAGAACATTTTCAGAGCATATCTTAAATGCTAGGTTGCAGTACCACTTAATTCCATGTGAGGGCAGGTGTGTGCTACTTTCAATCTATTGCCACAACAGGAGGGAAAGCGCATTCACAAGGAGGATCTCAATGGACATTCAGTGTTTGACATTTCACTCAaataataacataacatatatatacatcacATATTGCCATGTTAGTGGTCTAGTTATTGCAATGCTTACTAAAACTATGTTCCACCATTATGGACAATCACCTGCATATATTCAATCAGAAAACTGTTTCAGTTATACAAAGGATTTTTTCTTGGGTGTTTATTCTCGTGGTGAGTTTGGTTTTCAGAATTGAGATCAAGCCCAGTGATAGTCCAGAGTCTCCATAATGGTCTGTAAACTAGTCCAGATGTGGCTTAATTCAGATGGGTAAAAACAGACCCCTAAAAGGGTTAACATTAGAGTAGCTGAAGCTTTGAATCTTTATGCAAAATCCTGGGAGGCCGTTTGACATTGTGTGGGACGGGTGGTTGGTGGGTTTTGGGGGCTCATTATGATCTGACAAAACCTCAGATAGAaatccagctcagtcatgacttccccacccctcctctccgtCATGCCTGCCCTTGTGACTCAACATGTGGACATGAGGTTTCAATTTCACAACCACTAATTGAACGCaacctttaataaaaaaaaagcatgaaataCGAAAAGCTTTTTTAAAAGCCATATCGTCCTTCTCCCTGGCAATAGAGCAACAGTGACCTTTGGGTTGCTTTGAGGAATGTCATCTCTCCGCCTGTCTCTCCCCGCTCTCGCTGCTGTCTCCACCTGTCCCTCCTGTCAGCTGTTAAGCAGCGCGAACAAAGAGCGCTGCGGTGAGACGGCCAGAGCCCTGCCTCCCCTCCCACTGTGCATAATGAGTGTTTAAACCATCAGGTCCCCAGGGTTGGCCCTGCACTGCATACACAGCTGCCCTGTCATGCCAGTCGAGCGAGGAGGATGaatgaagggggagggaggaagagagagagagagtgtgcctaTGAAAACAGGGAGgaagggtgtttgtgtctgaggggGGGATGTTAGTAGGAGAGACActgagtgagcaagagagtaacccccccccaaccacatgacacacacacacactccacctacCACATGACTCTATCCCATGCTGGCTAAGAAGAGCGGAACAGAAGCTCAGACTGTCAGTAGAGTAGAGATGAGCTGGACTAAACTTCACTGCAAGGTCTCTATCACAACACAGGAGTTCAACCCAAACTGATGTTGATTTCTTTACTCAATCTGCCTGTAAGTACTATTTCCTGTTTTGGATTTTACTTTTCCTTTTCTGTTCTATTTTAAGCAAAGTGTTCTGTTTTTCTAACCCCCTTCACAAAGAATGGGGTCATGAATTTTGTGTTATGTTTTTGTATGGGAGCACATGTCTAGATAATCTAGGAGCAGACAGTTTGAGATTAATGACACATGAATTCAGACACACCTATCTACAGATAGGTAGGCAGTAAATAATCGTAAAATGGATGTGCATGGTTTCGTTTAACCTTTTGAAGAACAGCAGCAAATGCATACATGTTAAACTCTAAACCAAAGACAGAAACAATGCTGTTAAATGTAAAAGGAAATGTAATCAAAGAATGCACTTCTTAAAAGCCTTTGGGTTGTATGTAATCATCCACATGATTACATTTCTCCCAGTCTTCTTTCTTGTGGCTAAATTTGACTAATCTAATCTAGACTGTGAGTGGTAAGCACACATTTCTAAGAAGGAAATAACATTATGCGCTCTAGCAGTCAAAATAGGTCAAAGGTTAGTCTCTGAAAGGTCAGAGAGTGCCATTAATTATTTCTGCCTAACAGGTGGCCAGCATCCAGGGAGAGAATATTATTTGAATTCTCCACACAATACATCCTCTGACCTTGGTTACCACCACAATGGCCTGTTGTGAAGTGTTTCAGTGTTCCATTGTGCCACCAGGACATGCATGTCCTTGAATTGAGAAATATGTGGATGGAGACCGGACAGAGAtacaaatgtatgtttgtgttggacAGGAAAAGAGACTGAGATTATTGTTTCTTTTAGATGGCATCATTAGAGGGCATTGTACTTTATCCTTAATCTGTAAAATAATCTATGGCAGTGCCTGTAGAATACATGTATTGGCAATGTATATTTCTACAACTTAATTAAGTTTAATGAGGGCAAATGTCTCCTTTTAGGTCAGTGTGTTAATTTTTCTAATTTTCATCCATCCATAGAAGTGGATCCTAGACAGCAGTGGGTGGAAGAGCACCAGACAGTGAAAAGGGGTTTGGAGAAGAGAGCGTTGGGGGAGAGGAAACACCCCCAGGCCTAAATCCATCAAAATCAGCATCTTGCCTCCAGACTCTGTCCTCAATCTCTTCCTAAAGCAGGTGCTTTTAAACGGGTCATCCGTAACCACTAAACCTCCCAAAACAGACTGCTGGATCAAAAAGAAGCTGAGCTACAGTTCATCCATCTGGATCCTGCACCATTGAGCCCCCTCACACCAGGAGTCTGTAAGGGAAACGGCCCTGTCAGTCAGCTTCAGACGCTTCATTTCCCTCCTCTGCACCTTGCCTGTGTGCTTTCCTCCTCTTGTCCCCTACTTGACACCCCCCTTGTCTGCGAGCCTCTTAAACGGCAATCACCATGGTGTTGTGCGAGGAGCGTGAGTGCAGCGTGTGCTACAGGCCGTACTCCCGCAGCGGACGCATTCCCAGGGTGCTCCACTGCCGCCACACCTTCTGCGTCCCCTGCCTGGAGGCCATGTCCGTGCCCAAGAGTGGCCTGCTGACCGTGCGCTGCCCGCTCTGTCGCCAGATGACGTGCGTGGGCGGCGGGcacaaactgcaggaggttctGTGGGTCAACAGCCGCATCTGGGACCAGATATCGGATCTCGACatcgaagaggaggaggacgaggaggagagggaaagaaaggaggcGGTGGTGGAAGCAGAGGAGAATGCAGAagatggtgtgagagaggacacggagggagaggaggagagggcagagggagCATCAGGCCCAGCAGAATGGTGAGTTGATAGGGTGGCCCCTGACCTGATTGCTTGTATGGAAAACGAAGGAATATGTAATGCGTGATTAAGGCTGTCCCCTCAAAGACTGTCCtcagttctctctgtctgagtctctctctgtttcctccaCAGCCCCGTCTCAACGCACTACCGGCCCCGCATCAGACTGCCATCATTCCTGAGGAAGCTCAGCTTTGTCAAACAGTCCAAGGAGAGGATCATGCCTGGCTCCAATGTGTGAGTACTCACCTTTCCCCATCCACCATGTAAATAGACTCTTATCTCTTACACCAACAACCACTGTGTTTCACCACGTAGCAGTGTGTCAACCAGGTAGCCCAAAATGGCTCCATATTACCTAATATTCTAACAATTAAATGTGAACTGAGGCACAGTTGCATGCCCACTGTATTTCAATAGAGATCTATCCAGACAGATAACATCTACACTGAAGTGTACACAAATATAATTCTGTAAGAGTCTCATCAGAGGTGTACCAGCTGTCATAATTCACCTAAGAGAATTAAAGCAGTACCTGAGTGCACAGGTGGattggaaaacacaaaacacccttTAGGCACAAAGTACAAAGCtaaccaaacaaaaacatcactGGTGACAAATACAGATAATCCTCCACAGTAATTAATAGCTAGCCGTGTAATCTTTTCAAAAAGCCGGGTTGAGAGTgagggtgtacacacacacacaatgaaatatgtttgttttgttttgaattgcCTGCTGTCTCCCTGAGTCCCTCCCCTA from Clupea harengus chromosome 10, Ch_v2.0.2, whole genome shotgun sequence harbors:
- the im:7152348 gene encoding RING finger protein 227, yielding MVLCEERECSVCYRPYSRSGRIPRVLHCRHTFCVPCLEAMSVPKSGLLTVRCPLCRQMTCVGGGHKLQEVLWVNSRIWDQISDLDIEEEEDEEERERKEAVVEAEENAEDGVREDTEGEEERAEGASGPAECPVSTHYRPRIRLPSFLRKLSFVKQSKERIMPGSNVEMKSWRRLSTEDMI